In the genome of Candidatus Eisenbacteria bacterium, one region contains:
- a CDS encoding glycosyltransferase translates to MKFVLVGTAYPLRGGIAQFNATLVRTLRARGHEVHVLTFSRQYPNLLFPGKSQKEEGPAPEGLDVGAEIVIDTINPWTWWRAARRIREIKPDVVFYKYWMPFFAPCFGTISRWVRGSGARIVYICDNIIPHERRLLDHSLTRYLVGSGDAFIVMTRSVEDDLRSFRADAPAALVPHPVYEHFGRPLPREEALRRLAERGIELAGEDRPLILFFGIIRPYKGLDILLRAMPRIIKETGAGLIVGGEFYAGRKETFELVSELGLQKDVFLVDGYVPNEDVGLYVSASRVVVLPYRSATQSGIVQVAFQLECPVIATDVGGLGEMIRHGETGFLVPPEDPAAVADAVCRYLQEGLETPMRNAVRSEKSRFTWARMAAAVEDLGRGVRPEAVTADRGEGNDSKI, encoded by the coding sequence ATGAAATTCGTTCTTGTCGGCACGGCCTATCCCCTGCGCGGCGGGATCGCCCAATTCAACGCCACCCTGGTTCGTACGCTCCGCGCCCGCGGGCATGAGGTTCATGTTCTGACCTTCAGCCGCCAATACCCGAATCTCCTCTTTCCCGGAAAATCCCAAAAAGAAGAAGGACCGGCCCCTGAGGGATTGGACGTCGGGGCGGAAATCGTGATTGATACGATAAATCCATGGACATGGTGGCGGGCGGCCCGGCGTATCCGGGAGATAAAGCCCGATGTTGTCTTTTACAAATACTGGATGCCCTTCTTCGCGCCCTGTTTCGGCACGATCTCCCGGTGGGTCCGCGGCAGCGGCGCCCGCATTGTCTATATCTGCGATAACATTATTCCCCACGAGCGGAGGCTGTTGGATCACAGCCTGACCCGTTATCTTGTCGGTTCGGGGGATGCCTTCATCGTGATGACCCGGTCCGTCGAAGATGATTTGAGGTCCTTCCGCGCCGATGCCCCCGCCGCCTTGGTGCCCCATCCGGTCTATGAACATTTCGGCCGGCCGCTTCCCCGTGAGGAAGCGCTGCGTCGTCTGGCCGAGCGCGGGATTGAATTGGCCGGTGAAGACCGTCCGTTGATCCTCTTCTTTGGAATTATCCGTCCTTACAAGGGCTTGGATATCCTCCTGCGCGCCATGCCGCGCATCATCAAAGAGACGGGGGCCGGATTGATCGTCGGCGGTGAATTTTACGCGGGGCGCAAGGAGACCTTTGAGCTGGTTTCGGAGCTGGGTCTTCAGAAGGATGTTTTTCTGGTCGACGGGTATGTCCCGAATGAAGATGTGGGGCTCTATGTTTCAGCCTCCCGTGTCGTTGTCCTGCCCTATCGTTCAGCGACACAGTCTGGTATTGTACAAGTTGCTTTTCAATTGGAATGTCCGGTGATCGCCACCGATGTCGGTGGTTTGGGAGAAATGATCCGTCATGGCGAAACCGGATTTCTGGTGCCGCCCGAGGATCCGGCGGCCGTCGCCGACGCCGTCTGCCGCTATCTGCAAGAAGGATTGGAAACGCCGATGCGAAACGCCGTCCGCAGCGAGAAGAGCCGGTTTACCTGGGCCCGGATGGCCGCCGCCGTAGAGGATCTGGGGCGAGGGGTACGACCGGAAGCCGTCACCGCTGACAGGGGAGAGGGGAATGATTCAAAAATCTGA
- a CDS encoding GHMP kinase, giving the protein MIYRAKAPLRISFCGGGTDVSPYPEERGGIVLSTTINLYAFASLRALEEPIFRLRSLDYELSLDIKPGEPLLMNGQLDLLKGALGFFREECRRLGLRSGDVGGLPAGIEILSHTDAPPGSGLGSSSTMVTTLVGVFQDWLGKPLAPYDIAELTYHIERERVKISGGRQDQYAAVFGGFNLIEFHNGYTIVNPLRIRRATMNELEGRLLLVYTGKTRLSAHIVDRQTHSYREKKQDVVEALDEMKALAVAMKNALLQDDLDEFGRCLHEAWLHKKHLDEGITNPQIDALYQKARDMGCLGGKILGAGGGGYLLLYCPYDLKHRIGDALKEIGGMPTGFAFEDQGLQTWTVNS; this is encoded by the coding sequence ATGATCTATCGCGCAAAGGCGCCACTTCGGATTTCTTTCTGCGGCGGCGGGACCGATGTGTCGCCCTACCCTGAGGAAAGAGGAGGGATCGTCCTTTCGACCACGATCAATTTGTATGCCTTTGCCTCTCTCCGCGCCTTGGAGGAACCGATCTTCCGGCTGCGTTCCTTGGATTACGAATTGAGTCTCGACATCAAACCCGGCGAACCTTTGCTCATGAATGGACAATTGGATCTGCTGAAGGGCGCCCTCGGTTTTTTCAGAGAGGAATGCCGCCGGTTGGGATTGCGATCCGGCGATGTCGGGGGCCTTCCTGCGGGAATCGAGATTCTTTCGCACACCGACGCCCCGCCGGGCAGCGGGCTGGGCTCTTCTTCAACAATGGTCACGACACTGGTCGGCGTCTTCCAGGATTGGCTCGGGAAACCCTTGGCGCCGTATGATATCGCCGAGTTGACTTACCATATCGAGCGGGAGCGCGTCAAGATTTCCGGCGGGCGCCAGGATCAATACGCCGCGGTCTTCGGTGGATTCAATCTCATCGAGTTTCACAATGGTTATACAATTGTGAATCCCCTGCGTATCCGCCGCGCCACCATGAATGAATTGGAAGGCCGCCTGCTGCTGGTTTATACGGGTAAGACCCGGCTGTCGGCCCATATCGTCGACCGTCAAACCCACTCCTACCGGGAAAAAAAGCAGGATGTTGTGGAAGCGCTGGATGAGATGAAGGCGCTGGCGGTGGCGATGAAAAACGCCCTTCTCCAAGATGACCTCGATGAATTCGGGCGATGCCTGCATGAGGCTTGGTTGCACAAAAAGCATTTGGATGAGGGCATTACCAATCCGCAAATCGATGCCCTGTATCAGAAGGCCCGGGATATGGGATGCCTGGGCGGCAAAATCCTCGGGGCCGGCGGGGGTGGGTACCTGCTTCTCTATTGCCCCTATGATTTAAAACACCGGATCGGCGACGCCTTGAAAGAGATAGGCGGAATGCCCACCGGGTTCGCCTTCGAGGATCAAGGACTCCAAACCTGGACCGTCAATTCATGA
- a CDS encoding NTP transferase domain-containing protein, translated as MEINPAEVTVFILAGGRGTRLQSIWEGPKALIPVEGRPFLDYLLDDLAAAGFERLVLLTGRKGEDLEAAFQGRELVSLRETSPLGTGGALRAASPLAVEWNLILNGDSYGPISWDHFLRAGAGSSLPFLLVATEMPDAGDYGTLRIDAGGRVTEFVEKSGGGPGLVNAGIYLAHRDFFREDLSEEAGEDPLSLERTVLPGMAAGGRLGAWMTGEKFWDVGTPERLEAFRRWIQRGRG; from the coding sequence GTGGAGATCAATCCGGCTGAGGTGACGGTTTTTATTCTGGCGGGTGGACGCGGCACCCGCCTCCAATCGATATGGGAAGGGCCGAAGGCGCTCATCCCCGTGGAGGGGCGCCCCTTTCTCGACTATTTGCTGGATGATTTGGCGGCGGCCGGTTTTGAACGGCTCGTGCTCCTGACGGGTCGAAAGGGGGAGGATCTCGAGGCGGCCTTTCAAGGACGGGAGCTTGTGTCGCTGCGTGAAACCAGCCCCTTGGGAACGGGTGGCGCCTTGCGGGCCGCGTCACCCTTGGCCGTGGAGTGGAACCTGATCCTCAATGGGGATTCCTACGGCCCCATCTCATGGGATCACTTTCTCAGGGCCGGCGCCGGCTCTTCCCTGCCTTTCCTGCTCGTCGCGACAGAGATGCCCGATGCCGGAGATTACGGTACATTAAGGATCGACGCCGGGGGCCGGGTCACCGAATTTGTCGAGAAATCGGGTGGCGGACCTGGACTGGTTAATGCCGGTATTTATTTGGCGCACCGCGATTTTTTCCGTGAGGATCTCTCAGAAGAGGCGGGGGAAGACCCCTTGTCGCTGGAAAGAACGGTGCTGCCCGGCATGGCGGCGGGCGGGCGGCTCGGGGCTTGGATGACGGGGGAAAAGTTCTGGGATGTCGGAACCCCGGAGCGGCTGGAGGCTTTCAGACGTTGGATTCAACGAGGGAGAGGTTGA